TCAACTACCGCGTGTTCTCCGTGGACGGCGACGGCGGCGCGGGCGACCGGGAGCGGTTCGACATCCTGCTCACCGGCTTCAAACTGCTCGAGCGCGACGCCCTGGGGGGGTGCGGCAGCCGCGGCTACGGCCGGGTGAAATTCGAAGGGCTCACCCTGGACGGCGAGTCGATTCAGGAGCGGTTCGAGGCGCTCAAGCCCGTGCCGGCGGCGGCCTGAAGACCCGGGAGTGGGGCGATGGGAATCCTCTGCTACCACCTGACCCTCGAGGGGCCGCTGGGCACGCCCGTGCGGTCGAACACCCTGTTCGGCCACCTGTGCTGGGCCCTGCGGCACCGTGACGGCGAAGGGGCCCTGACGGACTGGTTGGCCGACTTCGATGCGGCCCCGCTTCGCCTCTCCGACGCCTTCCCCGTGGGCGTCCTGCCTCGGCCCTTGGTGCGGCCGCTCGCCCCGGGCGAGCTCGACCGGTGGCTCGAGCGCCACGGCGGCGACGAGCTCGAGGCCCTATCCCGGCTCAAGCGGTTCCGGAAGCGCCGCTGGATCGCGGTGGACGACTTTCTGGCGCTCCGCCACGAGTACCGGGAAGACCGGCTGTACGACCGCTGGGTCGAGACCCCGGAAACGGCAGGCTCCGACGCGGGCGCCCGCACGGAACGGGTGGCCCACAACCAGATCGACCGGTGGACCGGCCGCACCCCGGAGACCGGGGGGCTCTACTTCCAGCACGACACCTGGTACGCGGGCGACGGGCCGCACCTGTGGGTGTTTGCCGACCCCGGAGCCCTCGGCGCCGACCGGTTGACCGAACTCATGACCCTCGTGGGCCGGGTGGGGTACGGCCGCGATGCCTCCACCGGCCGGGGCCGGTTCCGGGTGGAGCCGGCCGAACCGCCGGCCGGGCTGTTCGAGGGGGCCGGGAACCGGTGGATGACGCTTTCGCGGGGCGTGCTCACCCCCGGCATGGGCGAGCCCCGCTACCGGCTGGCCACCCATTACGGCCGGCTCGGGGCCGACCGGGCCACCGGCCAGCCGAGCCCGTTCAAACGGCCGATCCTTCTCGTGGAGCCCGGAAGCACCTTCTCGGGCGACGAGGGGCCGCACGGGGCCCTGCTGGACGGGGTGCACCCCTCGGTGGCCGATGTGCGGGAGAACGCCTACCACCTGTGTGTCCCCTTCACGGAGGCGATGTCATGACCACCCTGCGATACACGGGGCGGGTGCTGACCCCGGTGCACGTAGGCACGGGGGAGGCCATCGACCCCCTGGACTACGTGGTCGTGGACGACCGGTTGGTGCGGTTCAACGCCTCGGCCGTGCTGTCCGACCTGCCGGAGACCGAGAGGCAGCGCTTCGAGGGCATCCTGGACCGGGGCGATCTCAAGGAACTCCAAGCGTTCTTCCGGACCCACGTCGTGCCGGAGCGCCATGGAGTGACCTTGGTGCGGGCGGGGCGGGGCGTGGTCCGGCGGTTTGAGGATGCCATCGGTCGTCCCTTGCGCAGCCAACTGAAGGTGCGCCCGATGATCCGGAACCTCCACACCGGAAGGGCCTACCTGCCCGGGAGTTCCATCAAGGGAGCCATCCGCACCGCCCTGGTGAACCGGTTCGCGGCCGAGATGCCGGGATTGAAGGAGGCGCTCCGGAACGAACGTGCGGGCGCGCAGAAGGCCCGCAAGCTCGAACAAGAGGCTTTGAAGTACGACTTTCGGCGGCTCGAGCGTGACCCGCTTCGGACCCTCAAGGTCTCCGATGCCCACCTGCCCCCCGACTGCACCCAGGTGGACGAAGTGTTCAACGTCAAGCCAGAACGCCAGCAGGACATGCCCGTGGACATGTGGGAGCGCTGCCTCAGTCGGGCCGACAACGAGGTGGTCACCTTCAAGGTGGACATCCGGTTCGACGAGCACCTGTTCGACCACCCGCTGGCACGAAAGCACCTGGGCCGGCGGTTCACGTGGGACGACCTGGTAGAGGCCTGCAACGATTTCTACTGGGGGCGCCTCCTGGACGAGGACCGGCGGTTCTACCGGAACATGGCGAACGGCGGGAAGTTGATCCGCCCGATCGTGTTCGGCCCGTTCCTAGCGGCTGGAAACGGCGGGGCGAAACGTCCGGTCAAGCCCGCGGCGCCGAAGCTCCTCCTGAGGTTGGGGCGGTTCACCCAGTTCGAAAGCAAATCGGTCGACGGTCTTCGGGAGGGCTGGAATGTGCGCCGGCGGCAACCTATCCGCGAGGGCAGTACGAGGAACCTCGTCCCGGTCAAGGTGATGACGAGAAACGGCCTGCGCGAGGTGCGGATCCCCTTCGGGTGGGTCCTGCTGGAGCCGGAGGAGTGACCCGGGCGCTTCGGGCCGGGCGACCCACCCGTGTCTCCCGGCCCCATAGGGCGGCCCGTGGCCGCCGGACACGCGACGCTTGGGTTTGGCGCGTCGGCGTGGGACCGATACGGCGTGGGCGGTCCGAACGCTGGGTGTTCGGCGCGCGCGGCGCGCCCTATGCGCGGGGCGCCACGGGGTTCCCGTCCGCACGTCCACGCGTCCACGCGTCCGAACCGACAGCCATAGGGCGGCCCCTGGCCGCCGGACAGGGGATGCGCCGGGCGAGGAGCTTGACTCGGCCCCCCACCGTTGACGACTTGCGAGGTGTGGAACCAAACGGTGGGTGCGGGGCGGGGTTGGGAACGCTTGTCACATGCACACTTTCACAAACCCGTGCGTTTTGCAACATGTTGAAATGACTGCACTTTGTTCTCGACCCAAAAAGTCAAGTTGTTTTGCGCTGCGCGGAGATCCGTTTTATTCCGGACAGGCCCGACATGCGTCCTTGGAACTCTTTGGAATCATGGAGGAAAAAATGACGGTGCCTAGGAACCACTGACCTGATTCAGAAGGGATTGCGACGCCTTGGCCCGTGGGCCTTGGCCCGCCCCTGGCTAGGAACCACTGACCTGATTCAGAAGGGATTGCGACAGGTGATGCAGCGGCAACCGCCCGCAGGGTGAGCTAGGAACCACTGACCTGATTCAGAAGGGATTGCGACGGGCTGCCTCCTCCGCGTCTTGGCCGCCAGCGCCGTCTAGGAACCACTGACCTGATTCAGAAGGGATTGCGACGAGCCCGCCCAGGTGTTGTTAGCGCCCGCAGTCTAGGAACCACTGACCTGATTCAGAAGGGATTGCGACCAACCCGGCCTCCCGCTTGAGCCGAGGCAACCTAGGAACCACTGACCTGATTCAGAAGGGATTGCGACTCCGGAACCCGCTAGCAAGCGGGTTTGCGAACCCTAGGAACCACTGACCTGATTCAGAAGGGATTGCGACCGTGTTCGTCCGCTAGATGCCGGAGAGCACCCCTAGGAACCACTGACCTGATTCAGAAGGGATTGCGACCTAAGACGTTCGTCGAGCCCGATGCGGACGCCGTTAGGAACCACTGACCTGATTCAGAAGGGATTGCGACGCTAGAATCCGCGGATGCCGAAGGCGAGAAAGCGTAGGAACCACTGACCTGATTCAGAAGGGATTGCGACACCACTCGGACCCGCCCCTTGCTCTCGGGGGTCTAGGAACCACTGACCTGATTCAGAAGGGATTGCGACAGGACACACCCGCAGTTCGTAGCGGTCGTTTAGGAACCACTGACCTGATTCAGAAGGGATTGCGACATCTTCTTCTTCCTTCCTTTCCCGCCCTTGTTAGGAACCACTGACCTGATTCAGAAGGGATTGCGACGATGTTGCACCCGCACCGCCCCGGCCGCCGTTAGGAACCACTGACCTGATTCAGAAGGGATTGCGACGCAGGAACAGATCCTGCCCTCCCTGGGAATGGGGTAGGAACCACTGACCTGATTCAGAAGGGATTGCGACCGTGAACGCCACCAAACGCTTCACCATGGTCATAGGAACCACTGACCTGATTCAGAAGGGATTGCGACGGGTGATCGTTCTCTGACGCCTCCTGCACCGTTAGGAACCACTGACCTGATTCAGAAGGGATTGCGACGATGCTGCTTTCCGTACTTCGCCATGATACACCTCTAGGAACCACTGACCTGATTCAGAAGGGATTGCGACCCGTGTCTTGGCCGCTAGCGCCGTCTGCTATTGTTAGGAACCACTGACCTGATTCAGAAGGGATTGCGACCGGGGCAGAGGTCTTTCGTGTGGACCTGGCACTAGGAACCACTGACCTGATTCAGAAGGGATTGCGACGTCTCATCGGATCACCGCCATCAGCAGAAGGCCGTAGGAACCACTGACCTGATTCAGAAGGGATTGCGACCGGACACGCCGGCGACGGTTTTCGTCCCGCTCCATAGGAACCACTGACCTGATTCAGAAGGGATTGCGACCAAGCGGGCAAGCCGAGTCGCATCGTCCGGGCCTAGGAACCACTGACCTGATTCAGAAGGGATTGCGACGCCCTTGCTGACGGAGCTTTGCCAGCTCGCGCTTTAGGAACCACTGACCTGATTCAGAAGGGATTGCGACCCGATCCCTTGTGCGGATTCCCCTTCTTTGCCTTAGGAACCACTGACCTGATTCAGAAGGGATTGCGACCGCGGTCTGGGTACAGACAGATCGTTCCGTACATTAGGAACCACTGACCTGATTCAGAAGGGATTGCGACCGCGATCCACTGACCAGTCCTTCATCCAGATCATAGGAACCACTGACCTGATTCAGAAGGGATTGCGACACGAGAGCGCGGAGGATCTTTCGGTTCGTCAGCTAGCCCCAATACTGTTCACTTAGTGTGCCTTCGTGCTATTCTTCTCTCGTCTTCCTTACTCATGGAAAGCGAGGTGAAGGATGGCTCGAACTCCAGCAGGGCTTCCCGAAGGCACGCGGATCACGGATTACATCACGCTGGGGGTCATCGCAAAAACGTTCCCCCTGCCCAAGGTGCACGAGGTGCTGCAAGCCACAGGCAAGGCGAGCCAGCGACAGCGCGCCTTACCTGCCCATGTCGTGGTCTACTATGTGATCGCACTGGCGTTGTACATGAGCGTGTCCACACGAGAGGTGCTCCGCTGTTTGCTCGAAGGTCTCCAGTGGCTCATGGGGCCCCGTGAACGCGTTCGCGTTGCCGGAAAATCGGCCATCTCCCAAGCGCGGTCCCGTCTGGGGGCGGAACCGATCGAACGGCTGCACAACGAACTCGTCCGGCCGATCGCCGAAACGGCCACCCGAGGGGCGTGGTACCGGCGCTGGCGGCTGGTCAGCCTGGACGGCAGCACCTTGGATGTGGCCGATACTCAGGAGAACGAACAAGCCTTCGGACGCCCCAAGGCCGCCCGGGGACGGAGCGCCTATCCGCAGATCCGGTTCGTCTCCTTGGTGGAGAACGGAACCCACGTGCTGTTCGGCTCCCGCATGGGTGGATACCACACGAGCGAGGTCGCGTTGGCTCGGCACGTGGTGGAGTCCTTGCGGCCCGGGATGCTGTGTCTGGCCGATCGGTGTTTCTTCTCCTGGCCCTTGTGGACCCAGGCCTGCGCAACCGGAGCCGATCTGCTGTGGCGAGTGAAGGCAAGCGCACGCCTGCCGTGCATCCGCCGTCTGTCCGATGGTTCCTATCTGAGCAAGATCTATCCCAACGCCTATGCTCGCCAAAAGGATCGGGGCGGTGTCATGGTCCGGGTGATCGAGTACACACTGGACGGAGTCCCAGGCGCAGAGGACGTGTACCGGTTGGTGACCACGATCCTCGACCCTGAAGATGCCCCGGCAGAGGAGTTGGCCGCCCTGTACCAGGAACGCTGGGAGATCGAGACTGCACTCGACGAGTTGAAAACGCACCTCCGAGGGGCTCGGATTGTGCTCCGGAGCAAGACCCCGGAGCTCGTCCGACAGGAGTTCTTTGGGTTCCTGATGGCGCATTTTGCGATACGAGGACTCATGCATGAAGCCGCCCGCAAGGGCGATGTGGATCCTGACGAACTTTCCTTCGTTCACACGGTGCGGGTGGTGCGTCGGAGACTGCCCGCTTTCGTCGCCACTCCCCCCTGAGCACAGGGCGGCGTTCCATGCGCAGGTGCTGGAGGAGATTTTGGAAGAGCGAGTGGTGTCCAGTCGTGGTCGACGCAACCCGCGAGCGGTGAAGCGGAAGATGACCCCGTATCCGACTCGGCATCGCCAAACGGTCTCGCCCATGCGACTGCAGCCCATTTGCGAACACGTTCGTATCTTAAAGTGAACAGTATTGCAGCTAGCCCGGATGATTCATGACCGGGCCCGGAACGGGCCGTGGGGGAGTGAGCGGGGGGTAGTAGGAGGGGGAGATTGTCGCTCTTTGGGGTCAGGGTTCGGGGTGGAACGGGGCTGAATCCGGTGTTTTTCGCACACAGATGTGGGAATTGGCGGTTCTTCCCCGAACGGCGGGCAGACCCCACCCGTTCGGTCGGAGTGCGCACTGGGAGAGGCGGGGCACCCGGGGTGCCTTCAGACCCGTAACGGAACCGGTTGTGGCTGAAGACATGCAAGGTTGACCAAGATCGTGCTCAGGAGCTCCCGGTAGGGGTAGGAGGAAGCGCACTGGAGGACCACCCGGCGCACCGACTCTTTCACCCGGGCCCCTATCTTGAGGAGCTTCAGGCGAAGCGTATCCATCGAGGCGGTCGCGAGTTCGGTCCCAGCGGCCGCCTGACGCACGTGCCACAAGAGAGCATAGGCGAAGGTGTGCAGGAGAAGCCGGAACTGGTTGGCCTCGAAGCGGTGGCAGCTCGTGCGGTCGGCTTTGAGGTGGAGTTTGAGCTCTTTGATGCGGTTCTCGGTGTCCCCGCGGCCGATGTAGAGGTCATCGTAGACCCTCTGGGGGGTCAGGTGTCGGAGGTTGGTGACGACGAAGCGGGTGTTGGAGCCCAGGGAGTGGTACTCCACCTTGGCGACCACACGCCGGGGGCGTTTCCAGGAATCGGCCTTGTAGGAGAACGCCGTGAAGGTGCGCTGCTTTTTCTCGGTGGTCTCGAATTGTTCTTGTGCCTGTTCGACCAGAGGGGCGAGCCGTTCCCGGAGGCGGGCATTGGGGATCAGCCCGATGGTGTAGGAGACGCCCAGGCGCTCCAGAGTGCGGTAGAGGGTGGGGGTGGCAAAGCCGCTGTCGGCCCGCACGAGAATGTGGGCGTCGGGGTAGGCCTTCTTGAGGCGTCGAATGATCGTGCGGAGGATGGTGGCGGCGCCCTTGGAGGCATGGGCCCGGCCGGAGCGCAATACGGCGGCCAGGGGGTAACCGGTGAGGCCGTCGAAGACGAGAAGCGGGTGGAACATGTACTGGTCGTAGAACCCGTGGAAGAGGGCCAGTTGCTGGCGGCCGTGGGCGGGGTCATCGGTGGAATCGATGTCGAGGACAATGAGGGAGTGGGGGCGGGGGTGGGCGGCGATATAGGACTCGACGAGCACCCGGGCGAGGCGGACGAGTTGGCGAGGGGTGATTCGGTTTTCGAGTCGGGAGAGAGTGGGCTGAGAGGCGAGATCGGGGTGGGAATCCGGCGCGTGACCGGCGGCGATTTTGAGGGCGGGGTCGGAGCGCAGGGTGTTGTGGTCGTTGGCGTCCTCG
This is a stretch of genomic DNA from Deferrisoma camini S3R1. It encodes these proteins:
- the csm5 gene encoding type III-A CRISPR-associated RAMP protein Csm5, translating into MTTLRYTGRVLTPVHVGTGEAIDPLDYVVVDDRLVRFNASAVLSDLPETERQRFEGILDRGDLKELQAFFRTHVVPERHGVTLVRAGRGVVRRFEDAIGRPLRSQLKVRPMIRNLHTGRAYLPGSSIKGAIRTALVNRFAAEMPGLKEALRNERAGAQKARKLEQEALKYDFRRLERDPLRTLKVSDAHLPPDCTQVDEVFNVKPERQQDMPVDMWERCLSRADNEVVTFKVDIRFDEHLFDHPLARKHLGRRFTWDDLVEACNDFYWGRLLDEDRRFYRNMANGGKLIRPIVFGPFLAAGNGGAKRPVKPAAPKLLLRLGRFTQFESKSVDGLREGWNVRRRQPIREGSTRNLVPVKVMTRNGLREVRIPFGWVLLEPEE
- a CDS encoding IS1380 family transposase; this encodes MPTEECPLNTVCHTQLSFANLGRKPVLATFDGGKITSDAGAPLLREIDRRTGLLRAINACIEDPRDPRKVRHAQLTLLRQRIFAIALGYEDANDHNTLRSDPALKIAAGHAPDSHPDLASQPTLSRLENRITPRQLVRLARVLVESYIAAHPRPHSLIVLDIDSTDDPAHGRQQLALFHGFYDQYMFHPLLVFDGLTGYPLAAVLRSGRAHASKGAATILRTIIRRLKKAYPDAHILVRADSGFATPTLYRTLERLGVSYTIGLIPNARLRERLAPLVEQAQEQFETTEKKQRTFTAFSYKADSWKRPRRVVAKVEYHSLGSNTRFVVTNLRHLTPQRVYDDLYIGRGDTENRIKELKLHLKADRTSCHRFEANQFRLLLHTFAYALLWHVRQAAAGTELATASMDTLRLKLLKIGARVKESVRRVVLQCASSYPYRELLSTILVNLACLQPQPVPLRV
- the csm4 gene encoding type III-A CRISPR-associated RAMP protein Csm4; the protein is MGILCYHLTLEGPLGTPVRSNTLFGHLCWALRHRDGEGALTDWLADFDAAPLRLSDAFPVGVLPRPLVRPLAPGELDRWLERHGGDELEALSRLKRFRKRRWIAVDDFLALRHEYREDRLYDRWVETPETAGSDAGARTERVAHNQIDRWTGRTPETGGLYFQHDTWYAGDGPHLWVFADPGALGADRLTELMTLVGRVGYGRDASTGRGRFRVEPAEPPAGLFEGAGNRWMTLSRGVLTPGMGEPRYRLATHYGRLGADRATGQPSPFKRPILLVEPGSTFSGDEGPHGALLDGVHPSVADVRENAYHLCVPFTEAMS
- a CDS encoding IS4 family transposase, which encodes MARTPAGLPEGTRITDYITLGVIAKTFPLPKVHEVLQATGKASQRQRALPAHVVVYYVIALALYMSVSTREVLRCLLEGLQWLMGPRERVRVAGKSAISQARSRLGAEPIERLHNELVRPIAETATRGAWYRRWRLVSLDGSTLDVADTQENEQAFGRPKAARGRSAYPQIRFVSLVENGTHVLFGSRMGGYHTSEVALARHVVESLRPGMLCLADRCFFSWPLWTQACATGADLLWRVKASARLPCIRRLSDGSYLSKIYPNAYARQKDRGGVMVRVIEYTLDGVPGAEDVYRLVTTILDPEDAPAEELAALYQERWEIETALDELKTHLRGARIVLRSKTPELVRQEFFGFLMAHFAIRGLMHEAARKGDVDPDELSFVHTVRVVRRRLPAFVATPP